Genomic window (Candidatus Firestonebacteria bacterium RIFOXYD2_FULL_39_29):
GCTGGATCTTCATTTGAAACTGAACCATTTGTTTATTACCCGCTTGAATATCATTCGCATAGCCCAGTTCGGCTTTAAAACCGCGCAATTTATTCAAAGTGTCCAGGAATACCGTAATTTCTTTTCTCGTTTCCGCATTTCCTCTTAGAAATATATCTCCCTTACTATCAATATTAAATTCAGACAAGATAAGTCTGCCGGGAACTGCCTTAAATATAACCTGAATCGTTTGACTCCACTGCTTTCCCGATAAAACACTTAAGGTCGACAATTCGGTCCTCAAGCCGTCTACTTCTTTTCTTTTACATCCGTTTACAAGATTTAAAGACAAAGAAAGCAGAAGCATTGAGGAAACAACTCCGTAGGAAACTCTTTTTGCGAATCTTATAGCAGTCAATTTTTCCGTTTTCTGCAAGGTATTTTTGCTCAGGTCAAGGCTAAGCTTGGAAAAGCCCGTTACCATTAAAGCCATTCCAATAAGAAGCTCCCAGCCGCTTCCTGAAGCTCCCTTGCTCTTAATTTCACTCATTAATGCGTCAGGAAGTTTAAGTTCTTCAATGATTACACCTGATATTTTTTTAACACTTTCCATTAATTCTGCTTGTTTTCCGGAGCCGGAGCTTATAATTATTTTTTTAACCGGTGTATTGCCGCGTTCCACTGAATCAAGCGTTTGTTTTAGGTTATCAATTATTTCCGCGCCTATTTCCTTTGTTTTGAATCCCCGGCTGGCAATTATTACGTCATTTTCAATTACAATTATATCAACCCTGTCATTTCCTTGCGCCAATATTAAGACAGGTTCTTTTGTATAGGATTTACTTATACGGAATGCTTCATACAAAGCAATCGAAGAAGGGATTATTGTTTCCAAAGAGAAACCTGAGTTTAACAGTTTTTTCGCATATTCATTTATACTGCCGGAAGAAGTAGCCGCAAACAATAGACTATTTTTATTCTTTATTTTACCGGTTACCACCGAATCCCAGGATACCGTTTCTTTTGCAAAAGGCAGACCATCTTCAATCTCCGAAGCAATAGCGGCCGGAATACTTTCTTTTTTTTCATCAGATATTTCAAGGGTTCTCATAACAGAAAGTTCCCGCGGGAACAACAAGGAAACACTTTTTTTCTCCAGCTTAAGAGGGAGTTCACTGATATTTCCCAATTTTATCTCGAAGGCTTTCACCATAGAAAAATCAGCTTTATTCTTTTTAACAGTCAGTACCCGTACTGTATCCCCGTCTATCTGTAAAACCGAAGGATTGCCGCTCTTAAACACTATTCCTCCCACCAGTCTTTTACATTAATTGTTTCATGCCCTTCTTTCCATTGTTCAACAATTGAATTCAGAACTACGGTTGAACTTCCCACCGTCGCAGTTACTTTCAGCCTGTGCAGCGGCGCGCTATACGTAAAATATCTTACCATAGAATCAGAAAGACTTGGTGCTCTTTTTTTAATAAAACTCCAGACTTCCGCGCCCTTAAAAGGCCTCCGGGCCATTATCTGATCCGTAATTTTTGCGGGCGCTTTAAACTCATTGAAATACGTCTGTAAAACAACTTTTGACGCTGTGTTAACATTTAGAGTATGGGACAAACCATTCGAATATACGGTAAAATACGGCATCAGAATAAAACAATCATTTACATCAAGATCACTTATAAGCCCGAGCTCTTCAACATTCAAGAAATATCCGTTCTCTCTCCTCCATTTTATGATTGCCCTTGCTTTCCTGTCGCTGTCATTTACTTTTATTAAATTCAGAATACTTTTAATCAAATTCTCCGAGGCAGTATTTAAATTCGCCCTGCTTTTTTCATCTTCCAGAACGGCGGAATAAGAGCCGTCGCCGAATTTCACATTTTGATATGTATTACTGACCTCTGTAAGTCCGGCTTCGGTGTTAACTTTTTCCCTATTGCTCTCGTTACGATGAATGTAAAAAGTAACTTCATTCATACCTGCTTTTGCCGTATAAAAGGCTTTTATACGGTTGGAGTAGTTTTTGACCGCTCTTTGATTAAACTGAACAAATAAAACCAACCCCGAAGCCATTACGATCAAAATAGCGGCTATCCATATTGCCATTATTGATATGTATCCGCGTTCACCTTTCATAAGACACCAGCCCTACCTGAGTTTGAAGCATTACAGTTTGGGGATGCACACCCATGCTTTGACCTGTTACGGAAAACAAAATACTATGGGGCAATAACCCGCGGGGACTTCTTGCCGCCGATCCGCCCGGATTTTCCGTACTCCAGGCGCTTTTCCATTCTTTATTTGCCCCGTCAAAATACGAAAATTTAATTTCTATAATGCCGTCCAATTGTTCAGTTTCTTCATTTGTCCAGGGAGCTGCGGCAAAATCCCATTTAACTTTTCTAAAATAACAAACAGGCATATTTACATCATTTGTTGCCGCGGAGTAATACGTTACGCCTGCCCTGCCGGACCGTCTCGGGAAATATTCAGGCCAATAATTAGTCAACGGTCTGGAATTCGTTATAATATCCAAAGTCAAATCATCACCCACCAGTTTGCAATCACTTCTATCCGCTGAACCGCTTGGTTTCTGTAATCTTTCATCTACCGGCGTTACTTTCGTTATCGCTCTTATATCCCTGGTAAGCATCTTTATAACGGCCCGCGCGCTTTGCATAGCTTCTATTTCTTTTTGGGCCCTTTCATAAACAGTCAAGCCGGCGCTAAAAGCCTTATAAATAACTAGGATAATTATAGAAATTATTGCAAAAGTGATAGCAATCTCAATTAGAGTAAAGCCTTCATTATTTTTATTCCGGTTCATCTTCATCTGTTTACCCGCTGTTTCCGGAGAAGAAGGTTTGTCTCCAATCCCATGTTCCGGGGATTCTTCCTGACCTCATAATTAACGTTTAGTTTAACATTAGCCAAAATGTAATAATTCGTTGCTCTTACAGAGACTGAGGTAATATCATATTTGAACTCAGGAAAGTCCGGTGAAAAATCTCCCTGCCCGCTTGTCAGTTCATCCAACCCGCTTATCTCTTCTATTTTTTTTTGCGCCAGCGTTACAGCAATTGACTGCTTTTTTATCTCTTCAAGACTGTACAAGCAGGCTGAAAACACATAAAGCACGGAAACCAGTACAAGACCTATAATACTGACTCCAAGCAAAGCTTCAAGCAATAAGTATCCGGATGTTTTTTTATAGCAGTTCATAAGGATATACCTTTACCATGCCTGTGGTACTTGCATAATAGATAGTGTATAACTCGCCCTTTTGATTTTGTAAAACCAACCGCGCTGATTCCGAACTGCCATCCGGATAAAAAGTGACATAATCTTCCGCCATACCAGCGTTTTCCAAAGAATCCGAAGAGGAGGAGAGGGTACTTCTTGTGGTAGTAAAACTTTTGACAAATATATTGGGCTTTAGAAAATATGCCTTTACCTGCACCGGCTGCTCATAAATATTCTCACCTTTAAACATAGCTATTCTGTATTTACCTTCTGAAACGTTTATGTATATTCTATGATTAGAACCTGTTGTTTCCGCAAGTTCTTTTGCCAGGTAGGATATTGAACTTATTTTGGTAACTTCAGAATAGAGTTCACGGGAGGCTAAAAAGTTCCCTAACCAAACAGAAAGCACGCTGACAATAGAAATAATAATAGATATCACTACAAGAATTTCTATTAAAGTGAACCCGGTTTTTTTACTCTTGCGACCAGTTCGTAATATCAGCATTAAAGCCTTCACCGCCTTCCTGTCCGTCTTTACCTAAAGAATATACATCATAAGAGCCGGTATTGTACGTTCCGGGGCACACATAGATATATGGATTGCCCCAGGAATCTTTGCCTGCTCTTTTTTTTAAATAAGGACCCTTCCAATTAGCCGGAACAGGCGGAATATTTGTAATTGACACAAGAGCATCAAGACTTTGTTCTGTAGTTACATAAATACCGTTATCAGCTTCATATGCATCAAGCGCCACCTCTATGGCCGCAATATCGGCCTTGGCCGCGGCAACCTTTGCATCTTCAGTTCTGCCTACAAATCTTGGAGCTAACGTTACCGCAAGAATACCAATAATAGCCATAACAGCCAATATCTCGATAAGTGTGAAACCCCTGTTTCTTTTTAAACGCATCTCTGT
Coding sequences:
- a CDS encoding type II secretion system protein GspG, giving the protein MRLKRNRGFTLIEILAVMAIIGILAVTLAPRFVGRTEDAKVAAAKADIAAIEVALDAYEADNGIYVTTEQSLDALVSITNIPPVPANWKGPYLKKRAGKDSWGNPYIYVCPGTYNTGSYDVYSLGKDGQEGGEGFNADITNWSQE